A window of Rosa rugosa chromosome 7, drRosRugo1.1, whole genome shotgun sequence genomic DNA:
TGCTTGGTACTACATTCCCATCCTCATCATATTCTTCCTCTGGTTCTTTAAAGTAAGCTGCAAAGCTGCTATCCTCATCCTCCAACATCAAAGTAAAAGCCTTCTTGAATTTCAAACCAGCTTCTAGCATGAGATATGTGCTATTCCACCTAGTTGGGACATCCAAACACACTAGTCCCCTACATGGAATTTTCAGTCTCTCCACAGCCTTCTTAAAAGCATCCAACCTGTTTGGAGAAGATCTCACAAACTTCACAGCATTCCTAATTGCCAACACAGACTTCTGCAACCTCTTTAACCCATGCCCCACTATTAAATTAGTGATGTGAGCAGTGCATCTCACATGCATATACCTACCATTCAATATTTGCTGGTAATAAGAAGACCTATTCATCTTAGAAACAAGCCACTCTAAAGCAGACTTGTTTGCAGATGCATTATCAACTGTAATGCACATCACCTTCTCAATCCCCCACTGCTCAAGGCATGACTCTATAAGCTTTCCTATAGTTGACCCTTGGTGATTTTGAATCACACAGAAATTAATAACCCTCTTGTGCATTTTCCAATCAATGTCAATGAAATGGGCAGTAAGCACCATATAATTGACATTTTGAAGACTTGTCCAAGTGTCAGTGGTGAGACTCAACCTATACTGCTTCAAAATCTTCTTCAAATCCTTCTTTGAAGTGTCATACATACCTAGAAAGGTTCTGCACAGTTTCCTTCTAGATGGAACATCAAATAGAGGGCAAACTTTATCACAAAATCTGTTAAACCCTTTCTTTTCCACAAAACTAAAAGGCAGCTCATCAATCACAATCATCTCTACACAAGCTTCTAGATAATCCTCCTGGTTATAAGCTACTGTGGTCAATCTATTGCCCTTAGATTTATCACCAACAAGATTTTTCTGAGATTTATCCACATTAGGTGGATAATATCTGCAATTCTGGTTGATGTGCCTAATCATACCAGAAGTCCCATTCTTACTACTATCCAAAGAAAAATCTCCTACCTTTCCCCTAGGACAATAGATGCAATAAGCTCGTTTATGAACAATCTCAATATCATTTCCCTCGGCATCTTTCTGAATCTCAATTTTATCATATTCTTTAAAATGCTCCCAAACAAAACTACGTTTGATACCAGATGCAGTAGAAGGACACTCACTTACAGATGCAGGAGCTTGAGGTTGACCTGCAGCTTCTGCACCTTCATTAGCCCGAGGTTGACTAGCAGCTTCAATCTGCTGAAAtaattgttgttgtgttgtcgAAGCTTCACCAGCTCGAGGATAAGATGGTGATGTTGCTGTGGAAGAATCCTCAAGACCAGAAGCTGTTGGTCGAGGTCGAGCCACTTCCTTCTTCCCTCTAGCCATCAAGTTCTTCAACTGTGATGTTGAATTGGTGAATCTATGATGACAGATGAATGATGATCGTCACGAATTGGTGAATCGAAGACGAGATGGTGAattggtgatggtgatggttaTGAGAGTGAGATTGTGAAAGTGTGAGACTGTGAGAGAATTGGGGATCGAAGTGTGAGCTGTTGATGTCTTGATGAGTGTTGAGTTGTTGACCGTTAGAGAGTGCATTCAGTGTGCTCAAGTCTATACTAGAAGTATAGACTCGGAAATGGACCAATCATATATCAAATAAATAGAATTaatcaaaataaatataatatttatataatttGGTACGGGCCGGGCCCAATTCGGGTTTGAATATATGATACCGAAGCCCGTCCCGTTTTATATGTTCGGGTCAGGACGGGCCCAAACCGCCAATTTCAAAAATCAGTCCCGTTCCGTCCCGCCATTTTTCGGTTAAGGATCGGATCGGGTTTGGTAACTCGGTTTAGTATGCccagccctatatatatatatatgtaaaaaaaaaaaaaaaaattatctggaATGTATTTTATTGTTTCATCGATGTACACGCCTGTAGCTCTGTACGTGATTTTTGTTCTTCTCTACTGCTGAATCTCTCTCGTTCTCACTTCTCAAACTAAACTTGTCCAGATAATTAAGTCTATCTTGCTCCAATACCATGCCTCTTCAGCTCTTTCTCCTGTTGAGGAGGTAGAAGGAGACGAGTTCTTCTTCAGTTGGGTAGAAACGGAAGCCTGTTGTGAGTTCTTGATCCATTATTGAAGTCTTGTTTTATCTGATTATCTGTAGCAGGAGACGAGTTCTTTTTCAGTTGGGTAGAAGGGGACGAGTTCTTCAAATTTGTATTTGGGTGATGATAATTTTATGTTAAGTTTGTGTTTGGGTGGGAGAGGTAATTAAGTCTCTCGTTCTCCTTTTAATCTCGAGTTATTTGTTTGTGCTAGTCTTAGTAGTTTGAGACTGCAAAACAATGAATTAAGCAAACAACCAACTGGACTAGATGACTGACTCCAATTTTATAGTTGAGATTAAAGAAAATTGTTTTGATTTGCTGACTgtcaattgaaattgaattttatttaaggatatctctatttgtgtttggcccaaactctaggttacttgacctagtggtaatagggttaaattagaaggatctagattcctattcaatgtatgattactttccttgtacgattgagattctatgaattgtaatcctctatataaagaggcccttattatcaatgagaatacacagcaaattcctctcaaattcagtttctctacaacacgttatcagcacgagcctaaccctagctttagaaaccaaaaccccagaaattgatcaagctccaccagATTTACCTTGCCTGCGCCACTACTGCTCCCGCAGCCCCCGtaacaggacccgccccggatttcaccccgaaatccgaagtggccctgcggggcccacattagaagaaattctaccaaaaatttggcagaacttcccctaaaagtaggctacccaaaacctgtaggaaaacatttacacttct
This region includes:
- the LOC133723230 gene encoding zinc finger BED domain-containing protein RICESLEEPER 1-like is translated as MARGKKEVARPRPTASGLEDSSTATSPSYPRAGEASTTQQQLFQQIEAASQPRANEGAEAAGQPQAPASVSECPSTASGIKRSFVWEHFKEYDKIEIQKDAEGNDIEIVHKRAYCIYCPRGKVGDFSLDSSKNGTSGMIRHINQNCRYYPPNVDKSQKNLVGDKSKGNRLTTVAYNQEDYLEACVEMIVIDELPFSFVEKKGFNRFCDKVCPLFDVPSRRKLCRTFLGMYDTSKKDLKKILKQYRLSLTTDTWTSLQNVNYMVLTAHFIDIDWKMHKRVINFCVIQNHQGSTIGKLIESCLEQWGIEKVMCITVDNASANKSALEWLVSKMNRSSYYQQILNGRYMHVRCTAHITNLIVGHGLKRLQKSVLAIRNAVKFVRSSPNRLDAFKKAVERLKIPCRGLVCLDVPTRWNSTYLMLEAGLKFKKAFTLMLEDEDSSFAAYFKEPEEEYDEDGNVVPSKNKRNRVGPLEGVDWDKAEVFVDFLRVFYDVTLRVNASLHPTVHTTFHDVITMEKNIEGMFVLPGFATGTETEQVLMDMAGNMRSKWLKYYGSFHEINRLVIIGLVLDARFKLKNVTHIFTCEGLDEDEVQRRTLEIRNLLMALYDQYVIHVDGGRHMVRQGSPSSSASTLTSRSSNSRGGVRGQLLNDWRKVVQSSAEAVVAHEVDQYLNGPLEFTNDEDCFDILCWWKVNGPKFPVLAAIARDVLAIQFTPPKWDVKKLCFEYDTEPYYQALDVKVKFLKLFKVVMECTFDYYVLVNP